The Meiothermus sp. genome segment CTCGATGAGCCAGGGCCGGGCTCAGTTCTCGATGTTCTTCGATCACTACGAGCAGGTTCCCCAGAACATTGCTCAGAAGCTGATTAAGGGTCAGTGAGGTCGAAGGCCGGTAACCTTGTAAACCCAACTACTGAGATCATAAGGAGATAACCAGATATGGCGAAAGGCGTATTTGAGCGCACCAAACCCCACGTAAACGTGGGAACTATCGGACACGTAGACCACGGGAAGACCACCTTGACGGCGGCGATTACCTTTGTAGCGGCGGCGGCCAACCCCAACGTGGAGGTGCAGGCCTACGATCAGATCGACAAGGCGCCCGAAGAGAAGGCCCGCGGGATTACCATCAATACTGCCCACGTGGAGTACGAGACCCAGGCCCGGCACTACTCCCACGTGGACTGCCCCGGCCACGCCGACTATGTGAAGAACATGATCACCGGGGCGGCCCAGATGGACGGGGCCATTCTGGTGGTGAGCGGTACCGATGGCCCCATGCCCCAGACCCGCGAGCACATTCTGCTTTCGCGCCAGGTGGGGGTGCCCTACATCATCGTCTTCCTGAATAAGGTGGACATGGTGGATGACCCCGAACTGCTGGATCTGGTGGAGATGGAGATCCGCGACCTGCTGAACCAGTACGAGTTCCCCGGGGACGATACCCCCATCATCCGGGGCTCGGGGCTCAAGGCGCTGGAGCACATGATGGCCAACCCCAAGACCCAGCGGGGGGAGAACGAGTGGGTGGATAAGATCTGGGAACTGCTGGACGCCATTGACTCCTACATCCCCACCCCCCAGCGCGATGTGGACAAGCCCTTCCTGATGCCGGTGGAGGATGTGTTCACCATCACCGGACGCGGTACCGTGGCCACGGGCCGGGTGGAGCGCGGCAAGATCAAGACCGGGGAGGAAGTGGAGATCGTGGGTCTGCGCGAGACCCAGAAGACGGTGGTGACCGGGGTGGAGATGCACCGCAAGACCCTCAACGAAGGCATTGCTGGCGATAACGTGGGCCTGTTGTTGCGCGGGGTGGGACGGGAAGACATCGAGCGGGGGCAGGTGCTGGCCAAGCCGGGCAGCGTGACCCCGCACACCAAGTTCGAGGCCTCGGTGTACATCCTGAAGAAGGAAGAGGGGGGCCGGCACACCGGATTCTTCACCAACTACCGTCCGCAGTTCTACTTCCGTACCACCGATGTGACCGGGGTGGTGGAGCTGCCCGCCGGGGTGGAGATGGTGATGCCGGGGGACAACATCACCTTCACGGTGGAGCTGATCAAGCCCATCGCCATGGAAGAAGGTCTGCGCTTCGCCATCCGCGAAGGCGGTCGCACCGTGGGCGCTGGTGTGGTGGCGAAGATTATCGAGTAAGGGAGGCCCTGAATGCCAAAGATTCGTATCAAACTTCGGGGCTTTGACCACAAGAGCTTGGATGCTTCGGCTGCCAAGATTGTGGAAACGGCCCGCCGTAGCGGTGCACAGGTAGCGGGCCCGGTGCCCCTGCCCACCCGCATCCGCCGCTTTACCGTGTTGCGGGGCCCCTTCAAACACAAGGACAGCCGCGAGCATTTCGAGCTGCGTACCCATAACCGCTTGGTAGACATCACCGATCCCACCCCCAAGACCATCGAGGGGTTGCGTAACCTCGACCTGCCCACTGGGGTCGAGATCGAGCTCAAGATGGTAGGAGGCCGCTAATGAAGGGCATCCTTGGAACCAAAGTGGGCATGACCCAGGTCTGGAAGGGCGATAAAGCTGTGCCCGTGACAGTGATTCTGGCGGGCCCCTGCCCCGTAGTGCAGCGCAAAACCGTCGATAAGGATGGCTACGAGGCGGTTCAGCTGGGTTTCCAGAGTCAGAAGGCCCAGCGGGTCAACAAACCAGCCAAGGGGCATTTTGCCAGGGCGGGGGTTGAGCCGGTGAAGTTTCTGCGGGAGCTGCGGGGCTTCAATCCCGACGGTGATACCGTTACGGTGAGCATCTTCAACCCGGGGGAAGTGGTGGATGTGACCGGCACCTCTAAAGGCCACGGCTTTACCGGCGTAATGAAGAAGTGGAACTTTGCGGGGGGTAACGACTCGCACGGCGCCCACAAGATTCACCGCCACGGCGGCTCGATTGGTAACCGCAAGACGCCAGGCCGGGTTTTCAAGGGTAAGAAGATGGCCG includes the following:
- the tuf gene encoding elongation factor Tu, translated to MAKGVFERTKPHVNVGTIGHVDHGKTTLTAAITFVAAAANPNVEVQAYDQIDKAPEEKARGITINTAHVEYETQARHYSHVDCPGHADYVKNMITGAAQMDGAILVVSGTDGPMPQTREHILLSRQVGVPYIIVFLNKVDMVDDPELLDLVEMEIRDLLNQYEFPGDDTPIIRGSGLKALEHMMANPKTQRGENEWVDKIWELLDAIDSYIPTPQRDVDKPFLMPVEDVFTITGRGTVATGRVERGKIKTGEEVEIVGLRETQKTVVTGVEMHRKTLNEGIAGDNVGLLLRGVGREDIERGQVLAKPGSVTPHTKFEASVYILKKEEGGRHTGFFTNYRPQFYFRTTDVTGVVELPAGVEMVMPGDNITFTVELIKPIAMEEGLRFAIREGGRTVGAGVVAKIIE
- the rpsJ gene encoding 30S ribosomal protein S10, with translation MPKIRIKLRGFDHKSLDASAAKIVETARRSGAQVAGPVPLPTRIRRFTVLRGPFKHKDSREHFELRTHNRLVDITDPTPKTIEGLRNLDLPTGVEIELKMVGGR
- the rplC gene encoding 50S ribosomal protein L3, translating into MKGILGTKVGMTQVWKGDKAVPVTVILAGPCPVVQRKTVDKDGYEAVQLGFQSQKAQRVNKPAKGHFARAGVEPVKFLRELRGFNPDGDTVTVSIFNPGEVVDVTGTSKGHGFTGVMKKWNFAGGNDSHGAHKIHRHGGSIGNRKTPGRVFKGKKMAGRWGNEKVTIQGLEVVDVLEGENLILVKGSVPGANGSLVVVRQTSKVPALKAGKGGK